In a genomic window of Mycolicibacterium neoaurum VKM Ac-1815D:
- a CDS encoding hemolysin family protein — protein sequence MTGIAPLIGAVLLIGLGGLFAAVDAAISTASLARVEEMVRDERPGAMRLARVLADRPRYINLVVLLRITCEVSATVLLVSYLDGPLGVEWGLFTAAATMVVVSFVVIGVGPRTVGRQNAYTIALASALPLHAISVLLTPVSRLLVLIGNALTPGRGFRNGPFASEIELREVVDLAQQRGVVADDERRMIQSVFELGDTPAREVMVPRTEMVWIESDKTVAQATSLAVRSGHSRLPVIGENVDDVVGVIYLKDLVQQTRLERARMDIRVGDLMRPAVFVPDSKPLDTLLREMQRDRNHMALLVDEYGAIAGLVTIEDVLEEIVGEINDEYDAGEVAPWEELGDSTFRVSARVPIEDLTELYDDLRIDEDLEVDTVGGLLAHELGRVPLPGAQVSWNGLRLRAEGGPDHRGRVRVGTVLISPEEPSPSEESGT from the coding sequence GTGACCGGGATAGCACCGTTGATCGGTGCCGTGCTGCTGATCGGGCTCGGCGGACTCTTCGCCGCCGTCGACGCGGCGATCAGCACCGCCTCGCTGGCCAGGGTCGAGGAGATGGTGCGCGATGAGCGCCCCGGTGCGATGCGGCTGGCCCGGGTGTTGGCCGACCGGCCCCGCTACATCAATCTCGTTGTGCTGCTGCGCATCACCTGCGAGGTGAGCGCCACCGTGCTGTTGGTGTCCTATCTGGACGGTCCGCTCGGTGTCGAATGGGGCCTGTTCACCGCCGCGGCCACCATGGTGGTGGTCAGCTTCGTGGTCATCGGTGTCGGCCCGCGCACCGTCGGCAGGCAGAATGCCTACACCATCGCGCTCGCCTCGGCGTTGCCGTTGCACGCGATCTCGGTGCTGCTCACCCCGGTCAGCCGGCTCCTGGTGCTGATCGGTAACGCACTCACCCCGGGGCGCGGATTCCGCAACGGCCCGTTCGCCTCCGAGATCGAGCTGCGCGAGGTGGTCGATCTGGCCCAGCAGCGTGGCGTGGTGGCCGATGACGAGCGCCGGATGATCCAGTCGGTGTTCGAACTCGGTGACACCCCGGCACGCGAGGTGATGGTGCCGCGCACCGAGATGGTGTGGATCGAGAGCGACAAGACCGTTGCCCAGGCGACGTCGCTGGCGGTGCGCAGCGGGCATTCCCGTCTTCCGGTCATCGGGGAGAACGTCGACGATGTCGTCGGTGTCATCTACCTCAAGGACCTTGTGCAGCAGACCCGGCTGGAACGCGCCAGGATGGACATCCGGGTCGGCGACCTGATGCGCCCCGCGGTGTTCGTGCCCGACTCCAAACCGTTGGACACCCTGCTGCGGGAAATGCAGCGCGACCGAAATCACATGGCCCTGCTGGTCGACGAGTACGGCGCCATCGCCGGGCTGGTCACCATCGAGGACGTGCTTGAGGAGATCGTCGGGGAGATCAACGACGAGTATGACGCCGGTGAGGTGGCGCCGTGGGAGGAACTGGGGGACAGCACCTTCCGGGTGTCGGCGCGGGTGCCCATCGAAGATCTCACTGAGCTCTACGACGATCTGCGGATCGACGAGGACCTGGAGGTCGACACCGTCGGCGGCCTGCTGGCCCACGAGTTGGGCCGGGTTCCGTTGCCCGGCGCGCAGGTCAGCTGGAACGGGCTGCGGTTGCGTGCCGAGGGCGGACCGGACCATCGCGGGCGGGTGCGCGTCGGCACCGTGTTGATCAGCCCTGAAGAACCCAGCCCCAGCGAGGAGAGCGGTACATGA
- the ybeY gene encoding rRNA maturation RNase YbeY produces MSIEVSNESGIDVSEQELISVAKFVIAQMDVNPAAELSMVLLDETAMADLHMRWMDLPGPTDVMSFPMDELEPGGRPDAAEPGPSMLGDIVLCPEFAAKQAEKAGHSLGQELALLTVHGVLHLLGYDHAEPDEEKEMFALQRRLLEEWVAAQVEAYRQDLQNAKDRRLLDGSRYFDQP; encoded by the coding sequence ATGAGCATCGAAGTCTCCAACGAGTCGGGCATCGACGTCTCCGAACAGGAACTCATCAGCGTCGCGAAATTCGTGATCGCCCAGATGGATGTCAATCCGGCCGCCGAGTTGTCCATGGTGTTGCTCGACGAGACCGCGATGGCCGACCTGCACATGCGCTGGATGGACCTGCCCGGGCCCACCGACGTGATGAGTTTCCCGATGGACGAGCTGGAACCCGGCGGTCGTCCCGACGCCGCCGAGCCCGGACCGTCGATGCTCGGCGATATCGTGCTGTGCCCGGAGTTCGCCGCCAAGCAGGCCGAGAAGGCGGGGCACTCCCTGGGTCAGGAGCTGGCGCTGCTGACCGTGCACGGTGTGCTGCACCTGCTCGGCTACGACCATGCCGAACCCGACGAGGAGAAGGAGATGTTCGCCTTGCAGCGTCGCCTCCTCGAGGAATGGGTGGCCGCCCAGGTCGAGGCATATCGCCAGGATCTGCAGAACGCGAAGGATCGCCGGCTGCTGGACGGGTCGCGATACTTCGATCAGCCGTGA